From the Anopheles merus strain MAF chromosome 2L, AmerM5.1, whole genome shotgun sequence genome, the window GATGGAAGTTTGATGCGTTGCAACAATTCCGAAATTTCACTGATGGCAGAAGCTGATAATTTTGCATGCAATCCTAGTGTACCATCTCTCCAACCTAGAAACAATCTTCGCTGCACTCCCAAATCTATCAGGTGTAACCTATCTGATACAATTATGTCTCGAATCATATTCAAAAATGGAATTTCAAGCAATGGGCTACATTTCTTCTGATGTTGTCTATATGCTTTAGCTCGGAAATTCTTATCTGTGCGCATTTTATGATTCACCCCTTTAAAAATAACAGTATGTGAATCATGGTTGTATTCTCCGTGGCATGTGCATTTCAAGCAACTATTATATCCATTGAAATTTGTCACTCCTGTAATGATAAATATTGATTGATGATATTTAAACCTAAAATTCATGTTAgctttgttattttgttaccTTTTAGAAAACATCTAGCTGGAGAATCAGCTATAACTGCTCGAAGTTTGATTGCAATGGTTACACCATTGATGGTTGTTCCTTTCACCAATATTATCTTTAATTCTTCAACCaatttcttcaaatattcatcCGCATTTCCCGGCTTGGTATTGCCGCAAAAAATCCCAGCAATCATTGGACGAACATTGGGCATATCATGTATATTGAAGAGAATCGGCCAAA encodes:
- the LOC121593323 gene encoding uncharacterized protein LOC121593323 isoform X3; the protein is MSFILLLGPPFETLSLNLFVDGLPLYKSSSLQFWPILFNIHDMPNVRPMIAGIFCGNTKPGNADEYLKKLVEELKIILVKGTTINGVTIAIKLRAVIADSPARCFLKGVTNFNGYNSCLKCTCHGEYNHDSHTVIFKGVNHKMRTDKNFRAKAYRQHQKKCSPLLEIPFLNMIRDIIVSDRLHLIDLGVQRRLFLGWRDGTLGLHAKLSASAISEISELLQRIKLPSEIHRPFRGLNVLKYWKATEFSSFLHYAGIVVLKDVLPDYVYNHFLLLFCSITMLSTNVYKNNWHVANEMLKEFVVQYSNVYGDKFLTSTGFSRSSHSCGTLY